One Xiphophorus couchianus chromosome 1, X_couchianus-1.0, whole genome shotgun sequence genomic region harbors:
- the mapk13 gene encoding mitogen-activated protein kinase 13 yields the protein MEARGHFSREEINSTVWEVPEKYTRLKQIGTGAYGAVCSAINEKSKEKVAIKKLHRPFQSEIFAKRAYRELRLLKHMKHENVIGLQNVFTPACSLDDFQDFYLVMPYMYTDLSKVRGQLSEDKVQFLVYQMLCGLRYIHKAGIIHRDLKPGNLAVNQDCELKILDFGLARSADAEMTGYVVTRWYRAPEVILNWMHYTQTVDIWSVGCIMAEMINGKTLFKGKDYMDQLSQIMKVCGVPGQEFIQKLESPEARSYIKGLPRHPRKDFSTLFPRASEQGIDLLEKMLVLDGDERPTAELALEHPYFDNLREPEDFPEPTPYDDSHDNATMSLDEWKRLCYKEVNSFVPFPRRDSKRKNTLTMSP from the exons ATGGAGGCTCGGGGACATTTCTCCCGTGAGGAAATCAACAGCACGGTGTGGGAAGTCCCGGAGAAATACACGCGGCTGAAGCAGATAGGAACTGGGGCGTACGGTGCAGTGTG CTCGGCAATAAACGAGAAGAGTAAAGAGAAAGTGGCCATAAAGAAGCTCCACAGGCCCTTCCAGTCGGAGATCTTTGCCAAGAGGGCGTACAGGGAGCTCCGGCTGCTCAAACACATGAAGCATGAGAAT GTGATAGGACTCCAGAATGTGTTTACACCTGCCTGCAGCTTGGATGATTTCCAGGACTT CTACCTGGTGATGCCTTACATGTACACTGACCTGTCAAAGGTGAGGGGTCAGCTCTCTGAAGACAAAGTCCAGTTCCTCGTGTACCAGATGCTCTGTGGACTGAGG TACATTCACAAGGCGGGAATCATCCACAGG GATCTTAAGCCTGGAAACCTGGCTGTTAACCAAGACTGCGAACTGAAG ATCCTGGACTTTGGGCTGGCTCGCAGTGCTGATGCAGAGATGACGGGCTACGTGGTGACCCGTTGGTACCGGGCGCCTGAGGTCATTCTGAACTGGATGCACTACACCCAGACTG TGGATATTTGGTCCGTGGGTTGCATCATGGCTGAAATGATCAACGGAAAAACCCTCTTTAAAGGAAAAGACT ACATGGACCAGCTATCCCAGATCATGAAAGTGTGTGGCGTGCCTGGACAAGAGTTTATACAGAAGCTTGAAAGTCCAGAG GCCAGAAGTTACATTAAGGGCCTCCCTCGCCATCCTAGAAAAGACTTCTCAACATTGTTCCCCAGAGCCAGTGAACAGG GTATTGACCTGCTTGAAAAGATGCTGGTTCTGGATGGAGATGAAAGGCCCACTGCTGAGCTCGCTCTGGAGCACCCGTACTTTGACAATTTAAGGGAACCGGAGGACTTTCCTGAGCCTACGCCATACGATGACAGCCATGACAATGCAACCATGTCCCTAGATGAGTGGAAAC GGTTATGCTACAAGGAGGTGAATAGCTTCGTGCCATTTCCACGGCGGGACTCCAAGAGAAAAAACACTCTTACTATGTCTCCATGA